GCCACTGCTGCTCGCCGACGAGCCGACGACGGGGCTGGACCGCGACCTGGTGCACCGTACGGTCGACGAGCTGCGTCGCCACATCGACAGCCCGGACGCGGCGCACAGTGGCGGACGCGCACTGCTGATGATCACCCACGACCTGGCGGCAGCCGAACGCATCGCCGACCGGATCGCCGTCATGTACGCCGGCCGCATCGTCGAAATCGCCGACGCCACGGCCTTCTTCGGCTCGGCCGGCCCACGCCACCCCTACAGCCGCGGCCTCCTCCAATCCCTCCCCGACCGTGCCTTCACCCCCATTCCCGGCCTGCCCCCGGAACTCGGCAACCTCCCCGACGGCTGCGCCTTCGCCGCCCGCTGCGACCGGGCCACCGACACCTGCGCCGCTCTGCCGCCCCTGACCGAAGCCGTCGCCTGCCACCACCCCCTCGCAGGTCACGCCCCGGACGAGTCGCAGCCCGCCGCACCGGCCACGGAGGACAT
This genomic window from Streptomyces spinoverrucosus contains:
- a CDS encoding ABC transporter ATP-binding protein — its product is MPGGRRVAAVSDAHFDVAAGECLALIGESGCGKSVLASALLGLLPANAQTAGEARLGDLDLLSADERTLARRVRGRLIGLIPQSPAAHLTPVRSIRSQLEETVAELTGVRGRAALRSAAETAAERAAFPLDHLDRYPHQLSGGLAQRAATALSLVGDTPLLLADEPTTGLDRDLVHRTVDELRRHIDSPDAAHSGGRALLMITHDLAAAERIADRIAVMYAGRIVEIADATAFFGSAGPRHPYSRGLLQSLPDRAFTPIPGLPPELGNLPDGCAFAARCDRATDTCAALPPLTEAVACHHPLAGHAPDESQPAAPATEDIRA